The following proteins are encoded in a genomic region of Drosophila bipectinata strain 14024-0381.07 chromosome XL, DbipHiC1v2, whole genome shotgun sequence:
- the whe gene encoding heterogeneous nuclear ribonucleoprotein A1 — MRVLFLVALIAVVAVASAHRGGQGGQGGQQGGSQQGGPQGGSQQGGPQGGQQGGQQGGQQGGQQGGQQGGQQGGQQGGQGGPPQGGNSSDSSSSSEEDSSSASA; from the coding sequence atgCGCGTTCTATTCCTCGTTGCTCTTATCGCCGTGGTGGCCGTGGCTTCTGCCCATAGAGGCGGACAAGGAGGACAGGGCGGCCAGCAAGGTGGCTCCCAGCAAGGAGGACCTCAGGGTGGCTCCCAGCAAGGAGGACCCCAGGGTGGCCAGCAGGGTGGACAGCAAGGAGGTCAGCAGGGTGGCCAGCAGGGAGGACAGCAGGGAGGACAGCAAGGAGGCCAGCAGGGCGGTCAGGGAGGACCTCCACAAGGCGGCAACAGCTCCGACTCTAGCTCCAGCTCCGAGGAGGATTCCAGCTCGGCCTCTGCCTAA
- the lcs gene encoding cuticle collagen 2 has protein sequence MRTLILVALVAIVAVASAQGPGGPGGWGGGWGGPRGGRGGRGGFGGPGQGGPGGFGGPGQGGPGGFGGPGGFGGPGGFGGPGGPPRGPGGPGGFGGPGGGPGGPGGPGGPGGPGGPGGPGGPGGPGGPGPWGPPGNSTTSTTTEASTSSSSSSSSSSSSSSTSTTTTEASTSSSTESGA, from the coding sequence ATGCGCACCCTTATCCTAGTTGCTCTTGTTGCCATCGTTGCTGTGGCCTCTGCCCAGGGACCGGGAGGTCCTGGCGGTTGGGGCGGCGGCTGGGGTGGTCCCCGTGGCGGTCGCGGTGGCCGCGGCGGTTTCGGTGGTCCTGGACAAGGTGGCCCCGGCGGTTTCGGTGGTCCGGGTCAAGGTGGCCCTGGCGGTTTCGGTGGCCCCGGCGGTTTCGGTGGTCCAGGCGGTTTCGGTGGTCCAGGCGGTCCTCCTCGTGGTCCTGGTGGTCCTGGAGGCTTTGGCGGACCAGGCGGTGGTCCAGGAGGTCCAGGAGGCCCTGGGGGTCCAGGCGGTCCAGGAGGTCCGGGCGGTCCAGGAGGTCCAGGCGGTCCAGGTGGCCCAGGACCATGGGGACCACCAGGCAACAGCActaccagcaccaccaccgaGGCATCCACTTCCTCCTcatccagctccagctccagctccagctcaaGCTCCACTTCCACAACTACAACCGAAGCCTCCACTTCCAGCTCCACAGAGTCTGGTGCTTAG
- the mst gene encoding protein misato, translating to MAHTREILSLQFGTYANYVGAHFWNQQEANFCYGAGDGDDQVAEEHLLHNDILYREGLNSHNRTTYTPRLVSVDLAGTLAHLPLGGELYGNFVQRDEDLLPFGTGEDLKKTLQRAEESGVSSTNQLELQEEPATQLSEYQRDLMKNSVAPDKDYQLAETVASWPDFLYARYHPRSLNVLPGLVRSTVHQTISTYSAGAALWEEATFNEELTDRIRLYIEECDGLQGFHMLFDIDDGFGGLAGKCLEHLNDEYGRASFVVPLHYPRTTSYPQADSRLSHCIRVANTIMSYHNLSEQATMFTPLSTLETIWRNTDLKSRSLSGLQWQADNLYQTSGVLAAFLDTATLGYRLRNTPESLMRFCEGVTPSGRKMTAAGLALPLGVGEGQDLIEFLDQSGDHALLTQLSPGCEPGTSYVVQSVTARGIPLERLKRPREKAGDQMRMAAYGCDSVSQMLQLYYQCCYHGSVTNAASTPLPLKSQLPFPYEIFGASMNSSGFRLPGEAEREPGLRVDSAPAMAAVQNSTQLGEHFDNLHSQTHRIQLAKLLAYNNSSLERDEYETALDQLLEFRDLYADSQYL from the exons atggCCCACACACGCGAGATTCTGTCCCTCCAGTTCGGCACCTATGCCAACTATGTGGGCGCCCacttttggaaccagcag GAGGCAAACTTTTGCTACGGCGCCGGCGACGGAGACGACCAGGTGGCCGAGGAGCATCTGCTACACAATGACATCCTCTACCGAGAGGGCTTGAACAGCCACAATCGCACCACCTACACTCCGCGTTTGGTGTCTGTGGATTTAGCCGGCACTCTGGCCCATCTGCCGCTGGGCGGCGAGCTTTACGGCAACTTTGTGCAGCGGGATGAGGATTTGCTGCCGTTTGGAACGGGCGAGGACTTGAAAAAGACCCTGCAGCGGGCAGAGGAGAGCGGGGTGTCCTCTACGAACCAGCTGGAGCTGCAGGAGGAGCCGGCTACGCAACTATCTGAGTATCAGCGGGATCTCATGAAGAACTCAGTGGCGCCCGATAAGGATTACCAGCTGGCGGAGACTGTAGCTAGTTGGCCGGATTTCCTGTATGCCAGATACCATCCGCGCAGCCTGAATGTTTTGCCGGGACTGGTCAGAAGCACGGTTCACCAGACCATAAGCACATATTCCGCTGGAGCGGCCTTGTGGGAGGAAGCCACCTTCAATGAGGAGCTAACAGACCGCATACGCCTGTATATCGAGGAATGTGACGGCTTGCAGGGATTCCATATGCTGTTCGACATTGACGATGGCTTTGGAGGATTGGCGGGCAAGTGTCTGGAGCACCTGAACGATGAATACGGTAGGGCGAGCTTTGTAGTGCCTCTGCACTATCCCAGAACCACCTCCTATCCACAAGCAG ATTCCCGTCTGTCGCACTGCATCCGCGTGGCGAACACCATCATGAGCTACCACAATCTCAGCGAGCAGGCCACCATGTTCACACCACTTTCCACGCTGGAAACAATCTGGCGGAACACAGACCTCAAGTCTAGGAGTCTCTCTGGCCTGCAATGGCAGGCGGATAATCTGTACCAGACATCGGGCGTGCTGGCTGCCTTCCTGGACACTGCCACTTTGGGCTACAGGCTGCGAAATACCCCCGAATCTCTAATGCGCTTCTGCGAAGGGGTCACACCCTCCGGCAGGAAGATGACAGCCGCCGGATTGGCCCTGCCACTGGGAGTGGGCGAGGGTCAAGACCTAATCGAGTTCCTGGATCAAAGCGGCGACCATGCCCTGCTCACCCAACTAAGCCCAGGCTGTGAGCCAGGCACCTCGTATGTGGTGCAGTCTGTGACAGCTCGTGGCATTCCCCTGGAGCGTCTCAAGCGGCCCAGGGAGAAGGCCGGCGACCAAATGCGCATGGCCGCCTACGGATGCGACAGCGTCTCCCAAATGCTGCAGCTCTACTACCAGTGCTGCTACCACGGCAGCGTGACCAATGCAGCTTCCACACCCTTGCCCTTGAAGTCGCAACTGCCCTTCCCGTACGAAATATTTGGAGCTAGCATGAACTCCAGTGGCTTCCGGCTGCCCGGCGAGGCGGAACGAGAGCCTGGCCTGCGAGTGGACTCTGCCCCGGCGATGGCTGCTGTGCAGAACTCCACCCAGCTGGGCGAGCACTTTGATAATCTGCACTCCCAGACACATCGCATCCAGCTGGCCAAGCTGCTGGCTTACAACAATTCCAGCCTGGAGCGGGATGAGTATGAAACAGCGCTGGATCAGCTTCTAGAGTTCCGTGATCTCTATGCGGACTCGCAGTATCTGTAG
- the Mpv17 gene encoding mitochondrial inner membrane protein Mpv17: MALRAYVTESINVAAIMGIGDGIAQLLVEKKPLSEWDMGRTVRFSALGFVVVGPVLKTWFMFMESRISKKHSPMRRGITKMLVDQCLFAPPFTLAMSYMVPKINGEEEQQIRNRIRETYFTILSRNYMLWPMAQFINFSFVPLQYQVMYVQCVALIWNSYLSMMLNKK; encoded by the coding sequence ATGGCTCTACGGGCGTACGTCACGGAAAGCATCAATGTGGCAGCCATAATGGGAATCGGCGACGGTATCGCCCAGCTGCTGGTCGAGAAGAAGCCCCTGAGCGAGTGGGATATGGGACGGACGGTGAGATTCAGTGCCCTGGGCTTTGTGGTTGTTGGGCCGGTGTTGAAAACGTGGTTCATGTTCATGGAGTCAAGAATCTCAAAGAAGCATTCGCCGATGCGTCGTGGGATTACCAAAATGCTCGTCGATCAGTGTTTGTTTGCGCCACCCTTTACATTGGCCATGTCCTATATGGTGCCGAAGATAAACGGCGAAGAGGAGCAACAGATACGGAACCGGATCCGTGAAACCTACTTCACAATACTCAGCAGAAACTACATGCTCTGGCCCATGGCACAGTTCATCAATTTTTCGTTTGTGCCTCTCCAATACCAAGTGATGTATGTCCAGTGCGTAGCCCTGATCTGGAACAGCTACCTCTCAATGATGCTCAACAAGAAGTAG
- the LOC108128507 gene encoding uncharacterized protein: protein MEKIDKKNARRLAKELRREFLEENECVELESDSGRSCCGTTIQEFDAQTHDAWLLQCPKGLDPHELVGKKIKLPGRRYVGDLQVRASNYSDPLNEAVGYVNSKGKYALRSLPLSGYVVVSKRLNAQEPSEDDSSVAFPLPLPPLKYKLPVRHPFFGTDYKKRIEVPEVITENLNKADEKSLEISSRLRRTANFYTIRRKMLTNTQTLQEKELDVRQSVLTGLTPSFMMSPANPASYMDAVDEVEIKVEPVENGTAPAKKRKKPKTNGHVEEIQIKEEPTSPKKKQKRKANGDVVINGTIPEEISIKEEPEDSPSPPKKKKKRKEQEAN, encoded by the coding sequence ATGGAAAAGATTGACAAAAAGAATGCCCGACGCCTGGCCAAGGAGCTGCGCCGGGAGTTCCTCGAGGAAAATGAATGCGTAGAACTGGAATCGGACTCTGGAAGGAGTTGTTGCGGCACCACCATCCAGGAATTCGATGCTCAAACCCACGACGCCTGGCTGCTCCAGTGTCCCAAAGGACTGGATCCCCACGAGTTGGTcggaaagaaaataaagctGCCCGGCCGTCGTTATGTTGGTGATCTGCAAGTTAGGGCTAGCAACTATTCCGACCCTCTCAACGAGGCCGTGGGCTATGTCAACTCTAAAGGAAAGTACGCACTTCGCAGCTTACCTTTGTCCGGGTACGTTGTGGTCAGCAAGCGGCTCAACGCCCAGGAGCCTTCCGAGGATGACAGCAGCGTCGCCTTCCCTCTGCCTTTGCCACCGCTCAAGTACAAGCTGCCCGTGCGACATCCCTTCTTTGGAACGGACTACAAGAAGCGGATCGAGGTGCCGGAGGTGATTACCGAGAACCTCAACAAAGCGGACGAAAAGAGCTTGGAGATTTCTTCCCGCTTGCGCCGCACAGCCAATTTCTACACTATTCGGAGAAAAATGCTGACCAACACCCAGACGTTGCAGGAGAAGGAGCTCGATGTTCGCCAGTCAGTGCTGACGGGTCTCACGCCTTCGTTCATGATGTCGCCGGCTAACCCAGCCAGCTACATGGACGCTGTGGACGAGGTGGAGATCAAGGTGGAGCCAGTGGAAAATGGAACGGCGCCGGCCAAGAAGCGAAAGAAGCCGAAAACCAACGGCCATGTGGAGGAGATTCAAATCAAGGAAGAACCCACATCCCCCAAAAAGAAGCAAAAGCGGAAAGCCAATGGAGATGTTGTGATCAATGGTACAATTCCGGAAGAGATTTCCATCAAGGAAGAACCCGAGGACTCGCCATCGCcacccaaaaagaaaaagaaacgaAAGGAACAGGAAGCTAACTGA
- the Ddx56 gene encoding probable ATP-dependent RNA helicase DDX56, with the protein MSQKAQTAVQFHELELDQRILKAVAQLGWQQPTLIQSTAIPLLLEGKDVVVRARTGSGKTATYALPLIQKILNSKLNASEQCVSAVVLAPTKELCRQSRAVIEQLAESCGKVIRVADIAGSSSDAATQRHALAERPDIVVSTPSKLLNHAEAGGVVDLKNVETLVVDEADLVFAFGYEKDFKKLIKHFPPIYQAVLVSATLSDDVVRMKGLCLNNPVTLKLEEPELVPQDQLTHQRILAEENDKPAILYALLKLRLVRGKTIIFVNNIDRCYKVRLFLEQFGIRACVLNSELPANIRIHTISQFNKGTYDIIIASDEHHLEQPGGKASSSSSTGKRKSSRSGDFESSASRGIDFQCVNNVLNFDFPRDVTSYIHRAGRTARGNNKGSVLSFVSIKEAAVNDAVEQKLHSTFAAQEGEQIIKNYQFKMEEVESFRYRAQDCWRAATRVAVHDTRIREIKTEILNCEKLKGFFEENQRDLQALRHDKPLKTIKVQNHLSDMPDYIVPKALKRVVGTASSSSSGASTAKHPRQSAAKTAFERQSNDPLMVSQVDFGKKRPAPRHKKKAL; encoded by the exons ATGAGCCAAAAAGCACAAACAGCGGTGCAGTTCCACGAACTGGAGCTGGACCAGCGGATACTCAAG GCAGTAGCGCAGCTCGGATGGCAACAACCAACTTTGATCCAGTCCACGGCGATACCCCTCCTGCTGGAAGGCAAGGATGTGGTTGTGCGAGCCCGTACCGGCTCCGGCAAGACAGCCACCTACGCTCTTCCATTAATCCAGAAAATCTTGAACTCCAAGCTCAATGCCAGTGAACAGTGCGTGAGCGCCGTGGTTCTGGCCCCCACCAAGGAGCTCTGTCGGCAGTCCCGTGCGGTGATTGAACAGTTGGCCGAGTCCTGCGGAAAAGTGATACGCGTAGCAGACATTGCTGGGAGCTCCAGTGATGCCGCCACTCAGAGGCACGCCCTCGCCGAAAGGCCCGACATTGTGGTGTCTACGCCCTCCAAACTGCTGAACCACGCCGAGGCCGGTGGAGTCGTGGATCTGAAGAACGTCGAGACGCTGGTGGTGGACGAGGCGGACCTGGTGTTTGCCTTCGGTTATGAGAAGGATTTCAAGAAGTTGATCAAGCACTTTCCACCCATTTACCAGGCCGTGTTGGTATCCGCCACCCTCAGCGACGACGTGGTGCGAATGAAGGGCCTGTGCCTGAACAATCCTGTAACCCTGAAGCTCGAGGAACCGGAACTGGTGCCGCAGGACCAGCTGACTCACCAGCGCATCCTGGCCGAGGAGAACGACAAGCCAGCCATTCTCTACGCGCTGCTTAAACTGCGCCTGGTTCGGGGCAAGACCATCATCTTTGTTAACAACATAGATCGGTGTTACAA GGTTCGCTTATTCCTGGAACAGTTTGGCATCCGTGCTTGTGTCCTCAACTCCGAACTGCCAGCCAACATACGCATCCACACAATCAGCCAGTTCAATAAGGGCACCTACGACATCATCATCGCCTCGGATGAGCATCATCTTGAGCAGCCGGGTGGCAAAGcgtcctcctcgtcctccacTGGCAAGCGAAAGTCCTCTCGCAGCGGTGACTTTGAATCGAGTGCGTCGCGTGGCATCGACTTCCAGTGCGTGAACAACGTTCTTAACTTTGATTTCCCACGGGACGTGACCTCGTACATCCATCGGGCTGGTCGCACAGCGAGAGGCAACAACAAGGGATCGGTTCTGTCGTTTGTGAGCATAAAGGAGGCTGCCGTAAACGATGCCGTGGAGCAGAAACTCCACTCTACCTTTGCTGCCCAGGAGGGAGAACAGATCATTAA AAACTACCAATTCAAAATGGAGGAAGTGGAGTCCTTTAGGTATCGTGCCCAGGATTGCTGGCGTGCTGCGACGCGGGTCGCTGTTCACGACACCCGCATCCGTGAGATAAAAACTGAGATTCTCAACTGTGAGAAACTGAAAGGATTCTTCGAGGAGAACCAGCGTGACCTGCAAGCCCTGCGACACGACAAACCCCTTAAGACGATAAAGGTCCAAAACCATCTCTCGGACATGCCCGACTACATTGTTCCCAAAGCCCTGAAGCGAGTAGTCGGCACCGcctcctcttcctcttctGGAGCCTCCACAGCTAAACATCCGCGCCAATCAGCTGCCAAGACAGCGTTTGAGAGACAAAGCAACGATCCTTTGATGGTCAGCCAAGTGGATTTCGGGAAGAAACGACCGGCCCCACGGCATAAAAAGAAAGCCTTGTAA